AGCGGCGGCGGCGGTGGAGGCCGTCTTGCTCCCTCCGGGAAGCGTGGATGTAACCTCGCCCAAAGTTGTGCGGTCTGCCATGGGGGCTCACTTCCGCCTGCCGATTGTGCGTTTGAATTGGGATGAGATTGGGCAGGTCAGCCGCGAGCACCGTTTGTCGATTTTTCTTGCCGATGCCCACGGGCAGGTGGCGTATGATCAGGCAGATTTCCGCCAACCGTTCTTATTGATCATTGGTGGTGAGGCAGAAGGAGCCAGTCCGACGGCGCGCTCTCTTGCCCAACAAAGGGTTTTCATTCCCATGCCCGGCAGAATGGAATCGCTCAATGCCGCAGTGAGCGCGGCAATTTTGCTTTTTGAGGCGGTGCGCCAGCGGAAGGGTCAAGCAGTTGCTTGACAGGCTTATCCCAATCGGTTAGGATACAATCAACCGTATCACTTTATTCGAAAATGGGAGCAGTTTCTTGGCAGAGCAAATCACCCAAAAGAAGGAACCCTTGAGTTTTGCGGACTGGATGCGCCGCAAGTTCGGCAACATCTTTAACCCCCTGGCAGCCTTTCTCAACCGAATCGGGTTAATGCCCAATACGGTAACCCTCATTGGTTTAATCGGCAATGCCGTCGGGGCATATTTTCTTGCCCGTGGTCAAATGACCATCGGCGGCATCTGGGTGTTGCTGATGGGGCCAGTGGACGCTCTGGACGGCGCCATGGCGCGCCTGCGCGGCCACCCTACCCAATTCGGCGCTTTTGTCGATTCGGTCACCGACCGTTATTCCGAACTGGCTATCTACGGTGGTTTACTGATTTATTATGTCAGCCGCCAGGAATGGCTGCCGGCTGCCTTAGTTTACCTGGCAGCTTCTGGCTCGGTGCTGGTATCTTATATCCGGGCGAGGGCGCAGTCGGTGGGCGTTGAAACCAAGGTCGGTATCCTCACCCGCTTTGAGCGCTATCTGGTTCTTGCACCCGCTCTGGTTTTTAACGTTCCATTGATTGCGCTGTGGATCTTAGCGATTTTCACGCACATCACGGCCCTGCAACGCATCCTCGATGTGCGCCGTCAATTTCGTCAAGGTGGAGGCTACCGATGATTCCAGGCATTCGGATTGGACCTTTGCTGATCCCGTACTACGGAATGATTCTCATGACGGGAGTGATTGCGGCAGCCTGGTTGACCTCTCGCCAGGTGCGACGGCGTGGGCTTAACCCCGATCTGGTTTGGGATGGCCTGTTATGGGTGCTGATCGGGGGGATTGTTGGGGCGCGCTTATGGCATATTCTCACTCCACCGCCCTCGATGGTCGAGCGGGGAATTACCACCTGGTATTACCTGACTCACCCTCTCGAAGCCATTGCAACCTGGAACGGCGGTTTGGGCATCCCGGGAGCAGTGATCGGGGGCGTTTTCGCTTTGTGGCTGTATGCACGACGGAAGAATTTGAACTTCCTGGAATGGTTGGATATGGTAGCTCCGGCGATAGCTCTCGGACAGGCAATTGGTCGCTGGGGCAATTTTGTCAATCAGGAACTCTATGGGCTGCCGACCGATCTGCCCTGGAAGATTTATATTGCACCCGAACACCGCCTGCCGACCTACAAAGACATTGCCTATTACCATCCTTTATTTCTGTATGAGTCGCTCTTTAACCTGGCAAACATGGCGCTTCTGCTCTGGCTGGGAAAGCGCTATGCTGAACACCTGAAATCGGGCGACCTGTTTCTGATTTATCTCGTCACCTATCCTTCCGCGCGCTTCCTGCTGGAGTTTCTGCGCCTGGATGCGGCCCGCATCGGCAGCCTGAACACCAATCAAACCCTGATGCTGGTCGTCCTGCTCAGCGCGGCGGCGATCTTCGCCATGCGCCATCGCAGGGATGATGTCGAGGCGGTGGAGCACCGCCCGGAGGATTGAGTTTTACTCAATTTGAGCCATCCCATAGGGAGGGTTTACTCCCTCCCTCCCAACGTTTTTGTTAGGTATTCAGGGGGAATTCCTTATTGCCAAGCGAGACACTTCTGGATATGATAGGGGTATGATCGAAATCGAAAATTTGAGCAAAGCCTTCCGCGACTTTTGGGCGGTGAGAGATCTCAACTTAAGAGTTGAGACAGGTCAGGTGCTGGCACTGCTCGGACCAAATGGAGCGGGCAAAACCACTACGGTGCGCATGTTGACGACCATCTTGCGCCCGACCCGCGGCACAGCGCGCGTGGCGGGTTATGATGTCATCGCTCAACCGGAGAAGGTGCGCGCCGCGGTTGGTGTGCTGACCGAGGGGCACGGATTATACCCGCGCATGACCGCGGATGAATACCTCGATTTCTTTGCCCGCGCCTATCGGCTTTCTCCGCCTACACACAAGCAACGCATTGATGAACTCCTCTCCTTTTTTGGGCTGGCAGACGCACGGCGTAAACAGATCGGGCAGTTTTCTAAAGGGATGCGCCAGAAACTGGCCTTAGCCCGCGCCCTACTCCATAACCCTCCTGTCTTATTGCTGGACGAACCCACCTCAGCAATGGATCCTGCCAGTGCTCGCCTGGTGCGCGATGCAATCCTGGAACTGCGGTCGAAGGAGCGAGCTATTATTGTTTGCACCCATAATTTAAGTGAAGCCGAGGAAATTGCCGATCAGATTGCCATCATCAACCATGGCAAGATCATCCTGCAGGGTTCACCTCAGCAGTTAAAGAGAGCTTTGCAGGGTACAGCGCGTTTCCGCATTCGCTTTGCAACGCCTTTAAACAGCCATACGCCTGCTCTGGTCAAAGGCGCCGAACTGCTGCAGCAGGGTGAAGACTGGCTACTCTATCAAACTACCCAGGCGCACAGCGTCAATCCGGCCTTAATTCACCACCTGACTCAGCAGGGTTTTCCCATCTTGACCATTGAAGAGCAGGTCTATAGCCTGGAAGAAGTGTACTTGCGCGCAGTAGAAGGTAAATTGCAAGATGTCCATTGAACGCTTGAAGGATCACTTATCCGGAACCTTTTTAGTTGCCGCTCGAGAGGTGCGGGAGCAATTTCGAGATTGGCGGATTATTTTCCCGATCGTCGTCCTGACCTTGTTTTTTCCGGTTCTGATGAACTATACCGCCAACCGGCTGGTCAACTTCGTCCAACAATACGACGCTCCTATCATTGGGGAAAGGTTGATCCCCTTTTTGCTGATGGTGGTAGGATTTTTCCCCATCTCGATCTCGCTGGTGATCGCTCTCGAGAGTTTTGTCGGGGAGAAGGAGCGGATGACCATTGAGCCGTTGCTCTGCACGCCGTTATCGGATACACAGTTGTATTTTGGAAAATTACTCGCCTCTCTGACACCACCGCTTTTAGCAAGCTATCTGGGCACCACAGTTTACCTGATTGGGGTCATGTATCGGGTGGGCTGGCACGCCGAACCGCTCTTTTTACTCCAGATCTTTGTCCTGGCAACCATGATGGCTCTGGTGATGGTCAGCGGTTCGGTGGTCATTTCTTCTCAGACGACATCCGTGCGAGCGGCAAACTTACTGGCATCCTTTATCGTCATTCCCATGGCCTTCCTGCTGCAGGCTGAGAGCGCGCTGATGTTTTGGGGGCGCTACAACGCCCTATGGTGGGTAGCAGTTGGTTTGTTAATCATCGCCAGCCTGCTCATCCGTTCAGGGCTGGCCCAATTCCGCCGCGAGGAATTGCTTGAGCGCGAAATGGACACTCTGAATTTACGCTGGATCGGAAAAACGTTTTGGCGTTTTTTCAAAGGGGAAGGCTCTTCTCTCTGGGGTTGGTGGCGCTCAGAAGTTCTCCGCAGCGGTCGCAAGGCTTTGTTGCCCAGCGGTTTGACCATCCTGGTGCTGCTGCTGGGAGGATACGTTGGCGCATCACAGGCAAAGGTATTTGTCTTACCGCCCGAATTTATTCAAGAGAACTGGAACAGTGGCGAAATTGTCAACCGTTTGGGAAACCTGCAGTTGTTGCCCTCTTACACGGTAGGTCTGGTGTGGTTTCAGAATTTACGCGCAATCTTGCTGGCTTCTTTGGGAGGCTTCTTTACGTTTGGCGTTTTGGGGATGTTGGTGTTGCTGTTGCCATTTGCTCTGATCGGCTACTTTATGGCAAGCCTGGCTCAGGTGGGAATTTCGCCAGGGGCATTTCTGATGGCTTTTATCTTACCTCATGCAATCTTCGAAGTGCCGGCAATATTGCTTGCCGGAGGTGCTATCCTGCGCCTGGGCGCTTCCTTTGCAAGCCCGGCGCGCGGCCAAACGGTGGGAGAAGCCTGGTTGAAAGCCCTGTCGGATTGGGCTAAGGTCATGATCGGTCTGGTGATGCCCCTCTTGCTGGGTGCGGCACTGGTTGAAATGCTGATTACCCCTCGGCTGGCACTCTGGCTGATGACTCGCTAACCACTTTACAAAAG
This portion of the Anaerolineae bacterium genome encodes:
- a CDS encoding rRNA methylase, producing the protein MITSTRNPKIQWIKALQARPRRRKEEGVFIVEGVRLAEEALRSGWEIQLGLFSPTRDERLQRLIAALQEQKTPLEEVSPTVLQAVSDTEAPQEILLVVRQQSLPLPQKLSFVLVVDSLRDPGNLGTILRSAAAAAVEAVLLPPGSVDVTSPKVVRSAMGAHFRLPIVRLNWDEIGQVSREHRLSIFLADAHGQVAYDQADFRQPFLLIIGGEAEGASPTARSLAQQRVFIPMPGRMESLNAAVSAAILLFEAVRQRKGQAVA
- a CDS encoding CDP-diacylglycerol--glycerol-3-phosphate 3-phosphatidyltransferase translates to MAEQITQKKEPLSFADWMRRKFGNIFNPLAAFLNRIGLMPNTVTLIGLIGNAVGAYFLARGQMTIGGIWVLLMGPVDALDGAMARLRGHPTQFGAFVDSVTDRYSELAIYGGLLIYYVSRQEWLPAALVYLAASGSVLVSYIRARAQSVGVETKVGILTRFERYLVLAPALVFNVPLIALWILAIFTHITALQRILDVRRQFRQGGGYR
- a CDS encoding Prolipoprotein diacylglyceryl transferase, with product MIPGIRIGPLLIPYYGMILMTGVIAAAWLTSRQVRRRGLNPDLVWDGLLWVLIGGIVGARLWHILTPPPSMVERGITTWYYLTHPLEAIATWNGGLGIPGAVIGGVFALWLYARRKNLNFLEWLDMVAPAIALGQAIGRWGNFVNQELYGLPTDLPWKIYIAPEHRLPTYKDIAYYHPLFLYESLFNLANMALLLWLGKRYAEHLKSGDLFLIYLVTYPSARFLLEFLRLDAARIGSLNTNQTLMLVVLLSAAAIFAMRHRRDDVEAVEHRPED
- a CDS encoding ABC-type multidrug transport system, ATPase component, whose product is MIEIENLSKAFRDFWAVRDLNLRVETGQVLALLGPNGAGKTTTVRMLTTILRPTRGTARVAGYDVIAQPEKVRAAVGVLTEGHGLYPRMTADEYLDFFARAYRLSPPTHKQRIDELLSFFGLADARRKQIGQFSKGMRQKLALARALLHNPPVLLLDEPTSAMDPASARLVRDAILELRSKERAIIVCTHNLSEAEEIADQIAIINHGKIILQGSPQQLKRALQGTARFRIRFATPLNSHTPALVKGAELLQQGEDWLLYQTTQAHSVNPALIHHLTQQGFPILTIEEQVYSLEEVYLRAVEGKLQDVH
- a CDS encoding Na+ ABC transporter permease protein, with product MSIERLKDHLSGTFLVAAREVREQFRDWRIIFPIVVLTLFFPVLMNYTANRLVNFVQQYDAPIIGERLIPFLLMVVGFFPISISLVIALESFVGEKERMTIEPLLCTPLSDTQLYFGKLLASLTPPLLASYLGTTVYLIGVMYRVGWHAEPLFLLQIFVLATMMALVMVSGSVVISSQTTSVRAANLLASFIVIPMAFLLQAESALMFWGRYNALWWVAVGLLIIASLLIRSGLAQFRREELLEREMDTLNLRWIGKTFWRFFKGEGSSLWGWWRSEVLRSGRKALLPSGLTILVLLLGGYVGASQAKVFVLPPEFIQENWNSGEIVNRLGNLQLLPSYTVGLVWFQNLRAILLASLGGFFTFGVLGMLVLLLPFALIGYFMASLAQVGISPGAFLMAFILPHAIFEVPAILLAGGAILRLGASFASPARGQTVGEAWLKALSDWAKVMIGLVMPLLLGAALVEMLITPRLALWLMTR